One window from the genome of Bartonella sp. WD16.2 encodes:
- a CDS encoding NuoB/complex I 20 kDa subunit family protein, with translation MGLILNNSTIVTPKSKELTGVDTGELISSHDKFFHDINAELSDKGFLVTSADALITWARTGSLMWMSFGLACCAVEMMQCSMPHYDNERFGYAPRASPRQSDVMVVAGTLTNKMAPALRKVYDQMPEPRYVISMGSCANGGGYYHYSYSVVRGCDRIVPVDIYIPGCPPTAEALLYGILLLQKKIRRTGSIER, from the coding sequence ATGGGATTAATATTAAATAATTCAACAATTGTAACTCCAAAGTCAAAAGAGTTGACGGGGGTGGATACTGGTGAATTGATAAGTTCTCATGATAAATTTTTTCATGATATAAATGCTGAATTGTCTGATAAGGGGTTTTTAGTAACCTCAGCAGATGCTTTAATAACTTGGGCACGTACTGGCTCATTGATGTGGATGAGTTTTGGTTTAGCCTGTTGTGCTGTTGAAATGATGCAATGTTCGATGCCTCATTATGACAATGAGCGTTTCGGATATGCACCGCGTGCTTCACCTCGTCAATCAGATGTGATGGTGGTTGCTGGTACTCTAACCAATAAAATGGCGCCTGCTTTACGTAAAGTTTATGATCAAATGCCTGAGCCGCGTTATGTGATTTCCATGGGATCGTGTGCAAATGGTGGTGGTTATTATCATTATTCTTATTCAGTTGTGCGTGGATGTGATCGCATAGTGCCGGTAGATATTTATATTCCAGGGTGTCCTCCTACAGCAGAGGCGTTACTTTACGGTATATTATTGTTGCAGAAGAAAATCCGCCGTACTGGATCTATAGAGCGATAG
- the nuoG gene encoding NADH-quinone oxidoreductase subunit NuoG, with protein sequence MINIKVDGKEIEVPDYYTLLQAAEAAGAEVPRFCFHESLSIAGNCRMCLVEVKGAPPKPQASCAMGVRDLRLGPNGEIPEIFTNTPMVKKAREGVMEFLLINHPLDCPVCDQGGECDLQDQAVFYGRDCSRYTENKRAVEDKYIGPLVKTVMTRCIHCTRCVRFTTEVAGISELGLIGRGEDAEITTYLEKAMTSELQGNVIDLCPVGALTSRPYTFHARPWELTKTESIDVMDALGSAIRIDSRGREVMRIIPRTNQDVNEEWISDKTRFIWDGLRTQRLDKPYVRKNGKLQPASWSEAFASIKKVVSKTPAEKIGAIAGDLASVEEMYALKILLTSLGSKVFDCRQRGMALSPELGRSSYIFNPTIMGIEQADALLIVGSNPRTEAAVLNARILKRQRMGQFPIALIGEQADLRYSYSYLGAGTEALNALINGENAFFDVLKKAKRPLILIGEAAVSGKEGLSVLKNLAKLSDVVGALNKEWNGFGVLHNAASIVGGLDIGFVSKIGTENIIKTCEVLFLLGADEVELTHKKAFTIYIGSHGDNGAHAADVILPASAYTEKSGLYVNTEGRVQMTNRAGFAPGEAKEDWAILRALSDVLGKKLPFDSLSQLRQNLFNDFPHLCAIDDIAPACISDLKVLGSQLIGLSKQTFASIIKDFYLTNPIARASAIMAECSALAKSHVAGSVE encoded by the coding sequence ATGATAAATATCAAAGTTGATGGTAAAGAGATTGAAGTTCCTGACTACTATACATTGCTTCAAGCCGCTGAAGCTGCTGGTGCTGAAGTGCCACGTTTTTGTTTTCATGAAAGTTTGTCAATTGCTGGGAATTGTCGCATGTGCTTAGTTGAGGTTAAAGGTGCTCCTCCAAAACCTCAGGCTTCTTGTGCGATGGGAGTTCGCGATTTACGATTGGGACCCAATGGTGAAATACCTGAGATATTTACCAATACACCGATGGTCAAAAAGGCTCGTGAAGGTGTTATGGAGTTTCTTCTCATTAATCATCCATTAGATTGTCCTGTATGTGATCAAGGTGGTGAATGTGATCTTCAAGATCAAGCAGTGTTTTATGGTCGTGATTGTTCTCGTTATACGGAAAACAAACGCGCTGTGGAAGATAAATATATCGGTCCGCTTGTAAAAACTGTTATGACACGGTGTATTCATTGTACTCGTTGTGTTCGTTTTACGACAGAAGTTGCAGGTATTTCAGAGCTTGGTTTAATTGGTCGTGGTGAAGATGCTGAAATTACGACATATCTTGAAAAAGCAATGACATCTGAATTACAGGGAAACGTTATTGATCTTTGTCCGGTGGGTGCTTTAACCTCAAGACCTTATACATTTCATGCGCGTCCATGGGAATTAACTAAGACAGAATCAATTGATGTGATGGATGCACTTGGTAGTGCCATTCGCATTGATAGTCGGGGGCGTGAAGTTATGCGAATCATACCACGTACGAATCAGGACGTAAATGAAGAGTGGATTTCTGATAAGACGCGTTTTATTTGGGATGGGTTGCGCACTCAGCGACTTGATAAACCATATGTTCGCAAAAATGGAAAACTTCAGCCTGCAAGTTGGTCAGAAGCTTTTGCGAGTATTAAGAAGGTAGTATCTAAAACACCAGCAGAAAAAATTGGTGCAATTGCAGGAGATCTAGCGTCTGTTGAAGAAATGTATGCGCTTAAAATATTGCTCACTTCACTAGGGTCAAAGGTGTTTGATTGTCGTCAAAGAGGTATGGCCTTGTCGCCTGAATTAGGGCGCTCAAGCTACATTTTTAATCCAACTATTATGGGTATTGAGCAAGCTGATGCATTGCTTATTGTAGGGTCTAATCCGCGTACTGAAGCTGCTGTTTTAAATGCACGTATTTTAAAACGTCAACGGATGGGGCAATTTCCAATTGCATTAATTGGAGAACAAGCTGATTTGCGTTATTCATATTCTTATCTTGGAGCTGGTACTGAAGCGTTAAATGCACTTATTAATGGAGAAAATGCATTTTTTGATGTTCTGAAAAAAGCTAAACGTCCGCTTATTCTTATCGGAGAGGCTGCTGTTTCGGGTAAAGAAGGTTTATCTGTTTTAAAAAATCTCGCAAAATTATCTGATGTTGTCGGTGCTCTTAATAAAGAATGGAATGGATTTGGTGTGCTTCATAATGCTGCTTCGATTGTTGGGGGGTTGGATATTGGTTTTGTTTCTAAAATTGGAACTGAAAATATTATTAAGACCTGTGAAGTTTTATTTTTACTTGGCGCCGATGAGGTGGAATTAACCCATAAAAAAGCTTTTACAATTTATATTGGTAGTCATGGTGATAATGGTGCACATGCTGCTGATGTAATTTTGCCTGCATCAGCTTATACTGAGAAATCAGGGCTTTACGTTAATACAGAAGGTCGTGTTCAAATGACAAATCGAGCCGGTTTTGCTCCGGGTGAAGCAAAGGAAGATTGGGCAATTTTGCGCGCTTTATCTGATGTTTTAGGAAAAAAGCTTCCTTTTGATTCTTTATCTCAATTAAGGCAGAATTTGTTCAATGATTTTCCACATCTTTGTGCAATTGATGATATAGCGCCTGCATGTATAAGTGATCTCAAAGTGCTCGGTTCACAATTAATCGGTCTGAGTAAGCAAACATTCGCTTCTATAATTAAGGACTTCTATTTAACAAATCCAATAGCACGTGCTTCCGCAATTATGGCTGAATGTTCAGCTCTTGCAAAGAGTCATGTTGCTGGATCTGTAGAGTAA
- a CDS encoding tail fiber protein: MSDIYDWSLTADTNAHSDDIINWAQGQPPSSVNNSARAMMQRIREYLADNGGTIEAKFIVNSQEKTTSITLNTVSPITEYKNDIFIRFRASDTNVGATTITVNSLSEKSIYKMTDIGVISLEGGELQKDGIYELIYSNSTLTRSLDGWYLLNPTPKTPPQIEIFPPGFIATFAMKEVPGGWLLCDGASYERVKYPRLFKAIDIYWGADSDTTFRVPDFRGIFLRGFDNGRGIDQGRKFAEKQQDSLKAHTHGCTIEMSGAHVHQFQYEALRRPGSPIGGRNPAFYSQNIRANTGSAGAHTHSATISSTGTAETRPVNTTVVYAIKS; the protein is encoded by the coding sequence ATGTCTGATATTTATGATTGGTCACTGACAGCGGATACAAACGCACACTCAGATGATATTATTAATTGGGCACAAGGACAGCCGCCCAGTTCTGTTAATAATAGTGCCCGTGCTATGATGCAGCGTATACGAGAATATCTTGCAGATAATGGTGGGACAATTGAAGCAAAGTTTATTGTTAACAGTCAAGAAAAGACGACATCAATTACACTCAATACAGTTTCTCCTATCACGGAATATAAGAATGATATTTTTATACGTTTTAGGGCCAGTGATACCAATGTTGGTGCAACAACAATAACTGTCAATAGCTTGAGTGAGAAGTCTATTTATAAAATGACTGATATAGGTGTTATATCATTAGAAGGTGGTGAGCTACAAAAGGATGGCATTTATGAGCTGATCTATAGTAACAGCACATTAACAAGAAGTCTTGATGGTTGGTATTTATTAAACCCAACACCCAAAACACCTCCTCAGATAGAAATCTTTCCTCCTGGGTTTATTGCGACATTTGCAATGAAAGAAGTGCCAGGTGGTTGGCTTTTGTGTGATGGTGCAAGCTATGAGCGTGTAAAATATCCTCGGTTGTTCAAGGCAATAGATATATATTGGGGAGCAGATAGCGATACTACTTTTAGAGTGCCCGATTTTAGGGGGATATTTCTACGTGGTTTTGATAATGGGCGTGGTATAGATCAGGGTAGAAAATTTGCCGAAAAGCAGCAAGATAGCTTGAAAGCACATACACATGGCTGCACCATTGAAATGTCAGGGGCGCATGTGCACCAGTTTCAGTATGAGGCGTTAAGAAGACCTGGCAGTCCTATTGGTGGAAGAAACCCTGCCTTTTATAGCCAAAATATAAGAGCAAATACAGGCTCAGCAGGTGCACACACGCATAGTGCCACGATTTCTTCAACAGGTACAGCAGAAACACGCCCTGTTAATACAACGGTTGTTTACGCCATAAAATCATAA
- a CDS encoding NADH-quinone oxidoreductase subunit A, translating into MTHLLSSYLPVLIFIVVSAVIAGALLITPYIVAYRAPDPEKLSAYECGFNSFDDARMKFDIRFYLVSILFIIFDLEIAFLFPWAVSFGSIGMMGFWSMMIFLTILTVGFIYEWKKGALEWD; encoded by the coding sequence ATGACTCATTTGTTGAGTTCTTACTTACCAGTATTAATTTTTATTGTTGTTTCAGCAGTTATTGCGGGAGCTCTTTTAATTACGCCTTATATTGTAGCTTATCGTGCTCCTGATCCTGAAAAATTATCAGCTTATGAATGCGGGTTTAACTCTTTTGATGATGCCCGCATGAAATTTGATATTCGGTTTTATTTGGTTTCAATTTTATTTATTATTTTCGATCTTGAAATTGCTTTTCTTTTTCCTTGGGCTGTTTCGTTTGGCTCAATAGGTATGATGGGTTTTTGGTCAATGATGATATTTTTAACAATTTTGACTGTTGGATTTATATATGAATGGAAAAAGGGGGCTCTTGAATGGGATTAA
- a CDS encoding NADH-quinone oxidoreductase subunit D — MAEVNVRNFNINFGPQHPAAHGVLRMVLELDGEVVERVDPHIGLLHRGTEKLMETKTYLQACPYLDRLDYVAPMNQEHAFVLAIEKLLDIEVPKRGQLIRVLFSEIGRILNHLLNVTTQAMDVGALTPPLWGFEQRERLMIFYERACGARLHANYFRPGGVHRDLPESLIEDIGNFIDPFLVALGKLDALITPNRIFKQRNVDIGVVSSDEAWARGFSGVMIRGAGVPWDLRKSQPYECYDEMEFDIPVGKNSDCYDRYLIRMEEMRQSAKIMRQCVNRLLSTEKNGPVSSLDHKIVPPKRSEMKNSMEALIHHFKLYTEGFHTPPGEVYVAVEAPKGEFGVYLVSDGTNKPYRVKLRAPGFAHLQAMDFLTRGHMLADATAILGSIDIVFGEVDR, encoded by the coding sequence GTGGCTGAGGTCAATGTCCGGAACTTTAATATTAATTTTGGTCCTCAACATCCTGCGGCGCATGGTGTTTTGCGTATGGTTCTCGAGTTGGATGGTGAAGTTGTTGAACGTGTAGATCCGCATATTGGGTTATTGCATCGTGGTACTGAAAAGTTGATGGAAACGAAAACGTACCTTCAGGCGTGCCCTTATTTAGATCGTTTGGATTATGTTGCTCCTATGAATCAGGAGCATGCCTTTGTGCTTGCTATTGAAAAATTATTGGACATTGAAGTTCCTAAACGAGGACAGTTAATTCGTGTTCTGTTTTCTGAAATTGGACGTATTCTTAATCATTTACTTAATGTGACAACACAAGCGATGGATGTTGGTGCTCTAACACCACCGCTTTGGGGATTTGAGCAGCGTGAACGTTTGATGATTTTTTATGAACGTGCATGCGGTGCACGGCTTCATGCTAATTATTTTCGTCCTGGTGGTGTGCATAGAGATTTGCCGGAATCTTTAATTGAAGATATTGGTAATTTTATTGATCCATTTCTTGTTGCTCTTGGTAAGCTTGATGCGCTTATAACGCCAAATCGAATTTTTAAGCAGAGAAATGTAGATATTGGAGTGGTGAGCAGCGATGAGGCTTGGGCTCGTGGTTTTTCTGGGGTAATGATTCGCGGTGCTGGTGTGCCATGGGATTTGCGTAAAAGTCAGCCTTATGAATGTTATGATGAAATGGAATTTGATATTCCTGTTGGTAAAAATAGCGACTGTTACGATCGTTATCTTATCCGTATGGAAGAAATGCGTCAATCAGCAAAAATTATGCGCCAATGTGTAAATCGTTTGCTTAGTACTGAAAAAAATGGACCAGTTTCAAGTTTGGACCATAAAATTGTGCCACCAAAACGTAGTGAAATGAAAAATTCAATGGAAGCACTTATTCATCATTTTAAACTTTACACGGAAGGGTTTCATACTCCTCCTGGCGAAGTTTATGTTGCTGTAGAGGCGCCAAAGGGTGAATTTGGTGTTTATCTTGTTTCTGATGGAACAAATAAGCCTTATCGGGTTAAATTACGTGCTCCTGGTTTTGCTCATCTTCAGGCTATGGATTTTTTAACTCGGGGTCATATGCTTGCAGATGCAACAGCTATTTTAGGTTCAATTGATATTGTTTTTGGGGAGGTTGATCGCTAA
- a CDS encoding lysozyme produces the protein MARRISKNCLNCLKKWEGLRLNAYQDASGVWTIGYGHTGKAGKPFVVEGMTITKQKAETILLTDLQKYEAAVEKEVCVDLNDEQFGALVSFCYNVGVNAFQRSTLLKKLNKGDYEAVPAELQKWTMADGKRLKGLVHRRAAEAGLWATSAYVSSNYQAVEAKESTGAFKVEMLAPIIGSFSGLGGLLAGNGPVQWAFAAIMVLAACVGIAFVAQRFWEQRL, from the coding sequence ATGGCACGAAGGATTAGTAAAAACTGTTTAAATTGTTTAAAAAAATGGGAAGGCTTGCGATTAAATGCTTATCAAGATGCATCTGGTGTTTGGACCATTGGGTATGGTCATACCGGAAAAGCTGGTAAACCATTTGTTGTTGAAGGTATGACGATTACCAAGCAAAAAGCTGAAACTATACTTTTAACTGATTTGCAAAAATATGAAGCAGCAGTAGAAAAAGAGGTTTGCGTTGATTTAAATGATGAACAGTTTGGGGCTCTGGTTTCATTTTGTTATAATGTTGGTGTGAATGCTTTTCAGCGTTCTACCTTACTTAAAAAGCTTAATAAAGGGGATTATGAAGCTGTACCGGCTGAATTACAAAAATGGACAATGGCAGATGGCAAACGTTTGAAAGGTTTAGTTCACAGGCGTGCTGCTGAAGCGGGGTTATGGGCAACGAGTGCTTATGTTTCTTCTAATTATCAAGCAGTAGAAGCAAAAGAATCAACAGGTGCTTTTAAAGTAGAAATGTTAGCGCCTATCATTGGGTCTTTTTCAGGACTTGGAGGATTACTTGCTGGCAATGGTCCAGTTCAGTGGGCTTTTGCGGCAATTATGGTTTTAGCAGCTTGTGTCGGTATTGCGTTTGTTGCTCAACGTTTTTGGGAGCAACGGCTGTGA
- the nuoF gene encoding NADH-quinone oxidoreductase subunit NuoF — protein MLTDKDRIFTNIYGLKEKSLKGAMLRGHWDGTKAIIEKGRDWIVDEVKKSGLRGRGGAGFPTGMKWSFMPKQSDGRPHYLVVNADESEPGTCKDRDILRHDPHTLIEGCVIATFAIGANVAFIYIRGEYIREREALQAAIDECYNAGLLGKKTKCGHVCDIIVHHGAGAYICGEETALLESLEGKKGQPRLKPPFPANMGVYGCPTIVNNVESIAVIPTILRRGASWFSSIGRSNNVGTKLFMISGHVNAPCTFEEALGVSFRELIEKHTGGIRGGWNNLLAVIPGGASCPVVRGENMIDAVMDFDGMRDVGSSFGTGGVIVMDKSTDIIKAIWRIAAFFKHESCGQCTPCREGTGWMMRLLGRMVEGRAQKREIDLLFEVSKQVEGHTICALGDAAAWPVQGLIRNFRSEIEQRIDDYTRNVVQSKNVALEVVE, from the coding sequence ATGCTAACTGATAAAGATCGCATTTTCACTAATATTTATGGTTTAAAAGAAAAATCATTAAAAGGTGCTATGCTGCGCGGGCATTGGGATGGTACCAAGGCGATTATCGAAAAAGGCCGTGACTGGATTGTTGATGAGGTAAAGAAGTCGGGTTTGCGTGGTCGTGGTGGTGCTGGTTTTCCTACTGGCATGAAATGGTCTTTTATGCCAAAACAAAGTGATGGTCGACCACATTATTTAGTTGTGAATGCAGATGAATCAGAGCCTGGAACATGTAAAGATCGTGACATTTTGCGGCATGATCCTCATACTTTAATTGAAGGATGTGTTATTGCTACTTTTGCAATAGGGGCAAATGTTGCCTTTATCTATATTCGTGGTGAATATATTCGTGAGCGTGAAGCACTTCAAGCGGCAATTGATGAATGTTATAATGCTGGTTTACTTGGTAAAAAGACTAAATGTGGGCATGTTTGCGATATTATTGTTCATCATGGTGCTGGAGCGTATATTTGTGGTGAGGAAACTGCTCTTTTAGAAAGTCTTGAAGGGAAAAAAGGGCAGCCTAGGCTTAAACCACCATTTCCTGCTAATATGGGAGTTTATGGTTGCCCAACAATAGTTAATAATGTGGAATCCATTGCAGTGATTCCAACGATTTTGCGTCGGGGTGCTTCATGGTTTTCATCAATTGGTCGTTCAAACAATGTTGGAACAAAATTGTTTATGATTTCTGGTCACGTTAATGCACCTTGTACATTTGAAGAGGCTCTAGGTGTTTCTTTTCGTGAATTAATTGAAAAACACACAGGAGGTATTCGTGGTGGGTGGAATAATCTTTTAGCGGTTATTCCAGGTGGAGCTTCTTGTCCAGTTGTTCGGGGTGAAAATATGATAGACGCAGTTATGGATTTTGATGGAATGCGTGATGTTGGTTCTTCTTTTGGTACAGGTGGTGTGATTGTTATGGATAAATCAACAGATATTATCAAAGCAATTTGGCGGATAGCAGCTTTTTTCAAACATGAAAGTTGTGGGCAGTGTACACCGTGTCGTGAGGGTACTGGTTGGATGATGCGTCTTTTAGGACGTATGGTTGAAGGGAGAGCTCAAAAACGTGAGATTGACCTTCTATTTGAAGTTTCTAAACAAGTTGAAGGGCATACTATTTGTGCACTTGGTGATGCTGCAGCGTGGCCTGTGCAAGGATTGATACGCAATTTTCGCTCAGAGATTGAGCAAAGAATTGATGATTATACGCGAAACGTGGTTCAGAGCAAAAATGTTGCTTTGGAAGTAGTAGAGTGA
- a CDS encoding transglycosylase SLT domain-containing protein — protein MINFHPHVHSAISQAAQRYNLPESFLKRVAMIESGGDPNARNKNSSAGGLYQFLDSTARQYKLDNKFDPLQSIDAMARFTKDNIRYLQTALGRAPSEAELYLAHQQGPAGAARLIKNPDAPASQLLSPQAVALNGGRPGATAGDFMNHVYQLYNKTAQPQQGYRNAVPNNEAVPPRGMQRLQNIMQGDQLVAQNAPLQEQGGHADFLKKGVAGLTQLIKENAQNYDQQIQLAQNQMMQQPVFAQAGARPADLTPLISPRRQPSSFNGRQRGDQLRKEFLTRAGVYNV, from the coding sequence ATGATCAATTTTCATCCTCATGTTCACAGTGCCATTTCCCAAGCGGCACAAAGGTATAATTTACCCGAAAGCTTTCTTAAACGCGTTGCGATGATAGAAAGTGGTGGTGATCCCAATGCAAGAAATAAGAACAGTAGTGCAGGTGGGCTTTATCAATTCTTAGATTCAACAGCACGCCAATATAAGCTGGATAACAAGTTTGACCCCCTTCAATCGATTGATGCGATGGCACGGTTTACCAAAGACAATATTCGTTATTTGCAAACAGCTTTGGGAAGAGCCCCTTCAGAAGCTGAACTTTACTTAGCACACCAACAAGGGCCAGCGGGGGCAGCAAGGCTTATTAAGAACCCCGATGCACCAGCAAGCCAACTGTTAAGCCCCCAGGCAGTAGCCCTTAATGGTGGCCGCCCTGGTGCAACAGCAGGTGATTTTATGAATCATGTTTATCAGCTGTACAATAAAACAGCTCAACCTCAGCAAGGGTATAGGAATGCAGTTCCAAATAATGAAGCGGTTCCACCACGTGGCATGCAAAGGCTTCAAAATATAATGCAGGGTGATCAATTGGTTGCACAGAATGCTCCATTGCAGGAGCAGGGTGGTCATGCTGATTTTCTAAAAAAAGGCGTGGCGGGTTTAACGCAGTTAATCAAAGAGAATGCGCAAAATTATGATCAACAAATACAGTTGGCACAAAATCAAATGATGCAGCAGCCTGTGTTTGCACAAGCAGGAGCACGCCCTGCGGATTTAACGCCTTTGATTAGTCCTCGCCGCCAGCCATCTTCTTTCAATGGTCGACAAAGAGGAGATCAATTGCGCAAAGAGTTCTTAACAAGGGCAGGAGTTTATAATGTCTGA
- a CDS encoding NADH-quinone oxidoreductase subunit C — translation MFESLNELSTYLKNQLGDKVEESVLAFGELTIVSRLDAITDVLMFVRDDSRCQFVNITDISGVDYPSRDKRFDVSYQLLSPRHNLRLRVKVRTDENVPIPSVCSIYSGAEWYERETYDMYGILFSGHPDLRRILTDYGFEGYPLRKDFPVTGFVECRYDNEVKRVIYEPVVLRQEMRNFDFLSPWEGAEYILPDDEKINGEK, via the coding sequence ATGTTTGAATCATTAAATGAGCTTTCTACCTATTTGAAAAATCAATTAGGGGATAAAGTGGAAGAAAGTGTTCTTGCGTTTGGCGAATTGACGATTGTGTCACGTCTTGATGCGATTACTGATGTCTTAATGTTTGTGCGTGATGATTCTCGCTGCCAGTTTGTTAATATTACAGATATTAGCGGTGTTGATTATCCTTCTCGAGACAAACGTTTTGATGTCTCTTATCAATTGTTATCTCCTCGTCATAATTTACGGCTTCGTGTTAAAGTACGGACTGACGAAAATGTACCGATTCCCTCTGTATGCTCGATTTATTCTGGAGCAGAGTGGTATGAACGTGAAACGTACGATATGTATGGTATTTTATTTTCTGGTCATCCAGATTTGAGACGTATTCTAACTGATTATGGATTTGAAGGGTATCCTCTACGTAAAGATTTTCCGGTGACAGGATTTGTGGAATGTCGTTATGATAATGAAGTTAAGCGAGTAATCTATGAGCCTGTTGTTTTGCGGCAAGAAATGCGTAATTTTGACTTTCTTTCACCTTGGGAAGGTGCTGAATATATTTTGCCGGATGATGAAAAGATAAACGGCGAAAAATGA
- the nuoE gene encoding NADH-quinone oxidoreductase subunit NuoE: MSVRRLADDVHQPLEFSFTKENQVWAKNTIAKYPVGREQSAVIPLLMRVQEQEGWVTRAAIEYIAQMLSMAYIRVLEIATFYTQFQLKPVGTKAHIQVCGTTPCMLRGSGELIKVCQKKIHPEPFITNKGGTLSWEEVECLGACVNAPMVMIFKDTYEDLTAERLEEIIDAFEAGKNSDITVGPQNGRKSSEPIDGLTSLIDENEGKKKSSKLSKK, from the coding sequence ATGTCTGTACGTCGTCTTGCAGATGATGTCCACCAACCATTAGAGTTTTCTTTTACAAAAGAAAATCAAGTGTGGGCGAAAAATACCATAGCAAAATACCCTGTAGGGCGTGAGCAGTCAGCTGTAATTCCCCTCTTAATGCGTGTTCAAGAGCAAGAAGGTTGGGTAACACGTGCTGCAATTGAATATATTGCTCAAATGCTTTCAATGGCTTATATTCGTGTTTTAGAAATTGCTACTTTTTATACTCAGTTTCAGCTTAAGCCGGTTGGAACAAAAGCGCATATTCAAGTTTGTGGTACTACTCCTTGTATGTTACGTGGTTCTGGTGAATTAATTAAAGTTTGCCAAAAGAAAATTCATCCTGAACCTTTTATTACTAATAAAGGTGGAACTTTGTCATGGGAAGAGGTGGAATGTCTTGGTGCTTGTGTTAATGCTCCAATGGTTATGATTTTTAAGGATACTTATGAAGATCTTACAGCAGAGCGTCTTGAAGAAATTATAGATGCATTTGAAGCGGGAAAAAATTCTGATATAACTGTAGGGCCACAGAATGGTCGTAAATCATCGGAACCTATAGACGGTTTAACTTCTTTAATTGATGAGAATGAGGGGAAGAAGAAATCATCAAAACTTTCAAAAAAATAG